The Rhododendron vialii isolate Sample 1 chromosome 6a, ASM3025357v1 genome includes a window with the following:
- the LOC131330938 gene encoding (-)-germacrene D synthase-like has protein sequence MDDMAGHKHEQERGHVASAVECYMKQHGVTEEEVYVEFRERVANAWKDMNAECLRPTAVPMPVLARVLNLARVINLIYTGGDGYTHSGKKVKQCITSVLIDSFPIN, from the coding sequence CATGAGCAAGAGAGAGGCCACGTAGCCTCGGCAGTTGAATGCTACATGAAACAACATGGTGTCACAGAAGAAGAGGTTTATGTTGAATTTCGAGAAAGAGTTGCAAATGCATGGAAAGACATGAACGCAGAGTGCCTCCGCCCGACCGCGGTCCCAATGCCTGTCCTCGCCCGAGTTCTCAATCTTGCACGAGTGATCAATCTTATATACACAGGTGGAGATGGGTACACTCATTCCGGAAAAAAGGTGAAGCAGTGCATAACGTCAGTGCTCATCGATTCCTTTCCGATCAATTAG